The region AGAACTTTTACAGCATCAAGCAGATTGTTCTACAGAACAATACTCCCACGAATGTTTCACCTGTAAAAAAAAGGTACAAGATTTGTTAAACCACGAATGTGATTACGAATTTCtagatatacaaaaaatatgttttttttgtaataccAAAATCGATGATCAAGATTATTATGAGCACTCTGTCATCTGCTTTCAATATTATAAAGAGCAACAAAATCGTTATTTGAACCAAGTCGTTCAAGacgaaaagaaaaatttaaattatttgaatctTTCTATGAATCAAATCATGATTAAAATGAAGAGTcttcaagaaaaagaaattaaaaatctaaaagaagAAAACGACAAACTTCAACAAACTCTAGCAAAAACGAACCAAGAAATGGCAGAATTAAAAAGTCTCTGTTATGACAACATGTTGGTTTTAGCAAATCAACAAGATACAGAACATCTCAAACaagaaataacaaaactttatcatattGCAGAAGAAAATAGCACAGAATTCTTAGCTTTAAAAAATTCCATTCAACAACCTAAAGAAGTCAAGGTAATTCAACACGTTTTTAAAGACACGCAATTGATCAAACTCGATCAAATGAATCTCAGACTGTTATcagatgaaacattttattcagaACCCATTTACACATCAGAAGGATACCGTTATCGAATAAAAGTGTATACACGAAGTACCGTCATCAACAATCTAGCCATTTACTTTCAATTGTTAAGAGGTGACTTGGACGATGGTTTACAATGGCCTTTTACCAAAAATGTTAATATCACCTTGAGAaataaagaacaattttttactCGTACTACTACCAACAATAATTATCTTCAACTTTTAGACGACAGTTCATTTGATAAACCTACCACTGAATATAATGTGGCTGTTGgttataagaattttatttcaCACGAAGAACTAAAAccatttattattaacaataatttatttattacgaTTAGTAtacaataacatattttatgtaaaaaaatgtatttatcctattttttaaaatgtttttttttgtactttatcTAACATTATTaacccttatttttttttagattaactaataaaaaaaaatgaataccaTTGATATATTCAGAGAAATTAGTTTGGAACTAACAACCAACAACGTGCAATCTATCAAATTCTTACTCAGAATACCATTAGgaatcaaacaaactttaaaaaatggtttggatATGATAGAATACTTTAAAGATCATACTATTCAAAGTGAAC is a window of Hydra vulgaris chromosome 15, alternate assembly HydraT2T_AEP DNA encoding:
- the LOC136091569 gene encoding TNF receptor-associated factor 5-like isoform X1 produces the protein MFFFQQLIKKMSANIYPCCFCDKEFSAKELLQHQADCSTEQYSHECFTCKKKVQDLLNHECDYEFLDIQKICFFCNTKIDDQDYYEHSVICFQYYKEQQNRYLNQVVQDEKKNLNYLNLSMNQIMIKMKSLQEKEIKNLKEENDKLQQTLAKTNQEMAELKSLCYDNMLVLANQQDTEHLKQEITKLYHIAEENSTEFLALKNSIQQPKEVKVIQHVFKDTQLIKLDQMNLRLLSDETFYSEPIYTSEGYRYRIKVYTRSTVINNLAIYFQLLRGDLDDGLQWPFTKNVNITLRNKEQFFTRTTTNNNYLQLLDDSSFDKPTTEYNVAVGYKNFISHEELKPFIINNNLFITISIQ